In Chloracidobacterium sp., the following proteins share a genomic window:
- a CDS encoding SLBB domain-containing protein has translation MSSFRQFLIVFACLLVLCGGAGAQGIVAGDDPDSLVHFGDLIDVDVLGGFEFDWRGRLDPEGFLGGFDSYGDAIFGHCRSVDQIAADISKAFSKMLRDPQVVVRIIDRSNRPTVRLDGAVRTPTRFRLLRGVNLRELIVMAGGLTEGASGGISIFRPGNASCSGNDADVRTIREAALRDNASRTINLKISELLSGSGDADPRILSGDLISVVRADPVYVIGAVNNPRPIYSALEMTVTRAIAAAGGPAKGADKQRITLFRKDQNDSRVIETSLQQIERGQVPDIILKPFDILEVGTKGGPKRQYPPVIAGDDNGSLKTELPLRVVN, from the coding sequence ATGTCCAGCTTCCGGCAGTTCTTGATCGTTTTCGCGTGCCTGCTGGTTCTCTGTGGTGGTGCAGGCGCTCAGGGAATTGTTGCCGGGGACGATCCGGATTCACTCGTACACTTTGGCGATCTGATCGACGTCGATGTATTGGGTGGATTCGAGTTTGACTGGCGCGGGCGACTCGATCCAGAGGGTTTTCTGGGTGGCTTTGACTCGTATGGCGACGCGATCTTTGGCCACTGCAGGTCGGTCGATCAGATCGCGGCCGATATATCTAAAGCGTTCTCCAAGATGCTCCGTGATCCGCAGGTCGTCGTCAGGATCATCGACCGGTCGAACCGGCCCACAGTAAGGCTTGACGGAGCGGTACGAACGCCTACGCGCTTCCGCCTGCTGCGGGGAGTAAACCTGCGGGAGCTGATCGTCATGGCGGGTGGGCTAACCGAAGGAGCCAGTGGAGGGATATCCATTTTTCGGCCCGGGAACGCAAGCTGTTCGGGCAATGACGCTGATGTCCGAACGATTCGCGAAGCTGCGCTGCGAGACAACGCCTCTCGAACGATCAACCTCAAAATCTCCGAACTCTTGAGCGGGTCGGGCGACGCTGACCCCAGAATACTCAGCGGCGACCTCATATCTGTCGTAAGGGCAGATCCGGTCTACGTGATCGGCGCAGTCAATAATCCGCGGCCGATCTACTCGGCTCTTGAAATGACTGTCACTCGTGCCATTGCTGCGGCTGGCGGTCCGGCGAAAGGAGCGGATAAGCAGAGGATAACCCTCTTTCGAAAGGATCAGAATGATAGTCGCGTGATCGAGACCAGCTTACAGCAGATCGAGCGAGGCCAAGTCCCGGATATTATCCTAAAACCGTTTGATATACTGGAGGTTGGGACGAAAGGTGGGCCGAAGCGGCAATATCCGCCGGTGATCGCCGGAGATGACAATGGGTCACTAAAGACGGAGTTGCCGCTCCGTGTGGTAAACTAA
- a CDS encoding DMT family transporter has product MATEAQWITPGVRSMFLSTAAFILANVFVKQVAHIPAMETVFFRCLIASTFCFIGLYRARENPVGTSHLILFLRGAFGTAALYCFFLTLQHMPLASAQTIQYLSPIFTATIAIFVLSERVRSIQWLFYAVAFLGVLLIQRFDPRISPYYLGLGIVSAFCSGVAYNLVRSLRGKEHPLTVVLHFQFVGLVVGAVSLFFEWTTPVGIEWLWLFLVGVFSQLGQMFLTNALQREPVAGVAIINYTGLVYAITIGWIVFGEAQGPMALAGMGLVVAGVAMSVLYGRRQRSREAVETTAA; this is encoded by the coding sequence TTGGCAACCGAGGCACAATGGATCACGCCGGGGGTGCGGTCGATGTTCTTATCGACGGCGGCGTTCATTTTGGCGAATGTTTTCGTCAAGCAGGTCGCGCACATTCCGGCGATGGAGACGGTCTTCTTTCGGTGTTTGATAGCGAGCACGTTTTGCTTTATCGGGCTGTATCGCGCTCGCGAGAATCCGGTCGGCACGAGCCATTTGATACTGTTTTTGCGGGGCGCGTTCGGCACGGCGGCGTTGTATTGCTTCTTTCTGACGCTGCAGCATATGCCGCTGGCGTCGGCCCAGACGATACAGTACCTGTCGCCGATATTTACCGCGACCATCGCGATATTCGTGCTCAGCGAACGCGTGAGGTCGATACAATGGCTGTTTTACGCGGTGGCGTTTTTGGGGGTGCTGCTGATCCAGCGGTTCGACCCGCGAATCTCGCCGTATTACTTAGGGTTGGGCATCGTGTCGGCGTTCTGTTCGGGCGTGGCTTACAATCTTGTGCGGAGCCTGCGTGGCAAAGAGCATCCGCTAACGGTAGTGCTGCATTTCCAGTTTGTCGGGCTGGTCGTCGGGGCCGTGTCGCTGTTTTTTGAATGGACCACGCCCGTTGGGATCGAATGGCTGTGGCTGTTCCTCGTGGGAGTATTCTCACAGCTTGGGCAGATGTTCCTGACCAACGCCCTGCAACGCGAACCCGTCGCGGGCGTGGCTATAATCAATTACACGGGCTTGGTTTACGCGATCACGATCGGCTGGATCGTCTTTGGCGAAGCCCAAGGGCCGATGGCGTTGGCCGGCATGGGATTGGTAGTAGCAGGCGTCGCCATGAGCGTGCTATACGGCCGTCGACAGCGAAGCAGGGAAGCTGTTGAGACCACCGCCGCCTAA
- a CDS encoding matrixin family metalloprotease encodes MQAIRDVCGCLLLLACFSASVFAAPASASVDRGEPLSLKWRTPVIRLSLSNSLYRPSPNIKADSDITGAIKRSLTAWSTVADVEFTVATSERQSISPSGVAGDGVSLITIAQTPENVLLFSRDPNAESARTRVFYNRLGTITEADIVLNPFLQFSTDGTFGTFDLESTLTHEIGHLLGIRHSGVIGSVMSESLARNNEFPFVNGPRTLAASDIAAVRQIYGSTAVEDCCSTITGKLTTRSASGMSVWAEENGTGRVSAWAEVAADGSFQLGGMPGGSYSLLWRRIEGKAHSSIGYLGMVRLGAQETKTLSLRLDPEGTRDELLFVGLNSQLTDSSITLDTGREHVVFLGGNSLDRRDIAVEFNSPYITILPRSVRQHDFGDDLAVISFVLKISPDTPPGLYSIFATSEDGIQSALPGAVAIR; translated from the coding sequence ATGCAGGCGATCAGGGATGTTTGTGGCTGTCTGCTGTTATTGGCGTGCTTTTCCGCCTCGGTATTTGCTGCGCCTGCGAGCGCGTCCGTTGACCGCGGCGAGCCTCTAAGCCTCAAATGGCGGACGCCGGTGATCCGCCTCTCGTTGTCGAATTCACTTTATCGTCCGAGCCCAAATATCAAGGCCGATAGTGATATCACCGGAGCAATAAAGAGAAGTCTCACAGCCTGGAGCACCGTCGCGGATGTCGAATTTACGGTTGCTACGTCCGAACGTCAGAGTATCAGTCCGTCAGGTGTCGCCGGTGACGGTGTCAGCTTGATCACGATCGCTCAGACCCCTGAGAATGTGTTGCTTTTCTCTCGGGACCCGAACGCCGAATCTGCACGCACACGTGTGTTTTACAACCGTCTCGGAACGATCACCGAAGCTGACATTGTATTGAATCCATTTCTCCAGTTCTCGACCGATGGGACCTTTGGCACGTTTGACCTTGAATCGACTCTTACTCATGAGATCGGCCACCTGCTCGGGATCCGGCATTCGGGAGTGATTGGTTCTGTTATGAGCGAGAGCCTCGCTCGCAACAATGAGTTTCCGTTCGTCAATGGCCCGCGCACACTCGCGGCGAGTGATATTGCGGCCGTCCGTCAGATATATGGATCGACGGCGGTTGAAGACTGTTGCTCGACGATCACGGGAAAACTCACGACCAGATCGGCCAGCGGCATGAGTGTCTGGGCCGAAGAGAACGGGACGGGCCGGGTGTCGGCGTGGGCCGAGGTGGCTGCAGACGGGAGTTTTCAACTGGGTGGTATGCCTGGCGGAAGCTACTCGCTGTTGTGGCGGCGCATTGAGGGAAAGGCACACTCAAGCATCGGATACCTAGGCATGGTGAGACTCGGTGCTCAGGAGACAAAGACCCTATCGCTGAGGCTCGATCCGGAAGGCACGAGAGACGAACTCTTGTTCGTGGGCCTCAACAGCCAACTGACAGATTCGTCGATAACGCTCGACACCGGTCGTGAGCACGTCGTATTTCTCGGCGGCAATTCACTTGATCGGCGAGATATCGCGGTCGAGTTCAACTCGCCCTACATAACGATCTTGCCTAGATCGGTCCGTCAGCACGACTTTGGTGACGACCTCGCGGTCATCAGTTTTGTCCTGAAGATCAGTCCTGATACACCGCCGGGCCTGTATTCTATTTTCGCAACGAGTGAGGACGGTATTCAGTCCGCGCTGCCTGGCGCTGTCGCCATCCGGTAG
- a CDS encoding SDR family oxidoreductase encodes MQGKVVIVTGASSGIGRAAAALFAERGATVVAVGRNEKELKHLVAEAKDAEGTIRTHLADVLEDSNLERIVADCMQKHKRIDVLVNSAGIIKNGTLESTTIDEWDRMMNINLRSVFMLSQRCLPHLIASKGNIVNVSSVAGTRAFPNVFAYCVSKAAVDQFTRCAALELGPKGVRVNAVNPGVVVTNLHKRGGMEAEAYKAFLEHSTETHPIGRVGTADEVAELICYLASDKAGWITGATYAIDGGRAQTCAR; translated from the coding sequence ATGCAGGGTAAGGTCGTGATCGTTACGGGGGCGAGCAGTGGGATTGGGCGTGCTGCGGCTGCGCTGTTTGCCGAGCGTGGGGCGACGGTCGTTGCTGTCGGGCGGAACGAGAAGGAACTGAAGCATCTTGTGGCTGAGGCGAAGGACGCTGAGGGGACGATCAGGACACATCTGGCAGACGTGCTTGAGGATTCCAATCTCGAACGCATTGTCGCCGACTGCATGCAGAAGCACAAGCGGATTGACGTGCTGGTGAATTCCGCCGGCATTATCAAGAACGGGACCCTCGAAAGCACTACGATCGACGAATGGGACCGGATGATGAACATCAACCTGCGATCGGTCTTTATGCTCTCGCAGCGATGTTTGCCGCATTTGATCGCGTCGAAAGGGAATATCGTCAACGTGTCGAGCGTCGCCGGGACTCGCGCATTCCCTAACGTCTTTGCGTATTGCGTATCAAAGGCGGCAGTTGACCAGTTCACCCGCTGCGCGGCGTTGGAACTCGGCCCTAAGGGCGTCCGCGTAAACGCCGTCAACCCCGGCGTGGTCGTAACGAACCTCCACAAACGTGGTGGGATGGAAGCGGAAGCATATAAGGCGTTTCTTGAACATTCGACCGAAACGCATCCGATCGGACGGGTCGGTACGGCGGACGAGGTGGCGGAGCTTATCTGCTATCTGGCCTCGGACAAGGCCGGCTGGATCACGGGCGCGACCTACGCCATCGACGGCGGGCGTGCCCAAACGTGTGCGAGATAG
- a CDS encoding DUF433 domain-containing protein, whose translation MTEVINIDPEILGGTPVFHGTRVPVESLFDHLEEGVPLDEFLDDFPTVTREQAVEVLEMA comes from the coding sequence ATGACCGAGGTGATAAACATCGATCCCGAGATCCTTGGCGGCACGCCTGTATTTCACGGGACGCGTGTGCCGGTCGAGAGCCTGTTTGATCATTTGGAAGAGGGTGTGCCTCTAGACGAATTCCTTGATGATTTCCCAACCGTCACCCGCGAGCAGGCCGTTGAGGTGCTGGAGATGGCATAG
- a CDS encoding amidohydrolase family protein, whose protein sequence is MRLPFFALALFTIHCSLFTASAQIAVKGETVWTMNGDPITNGVVLISAGKITAVGKATEVPIPTGYRVMTAKIVTPGLIDAHTVIGLNGYLNQPHDQMALDGGATIQPELRATDAYNAEEKLVEWVRQFGVTTIHTGHQPSALISGQTMVAKTWGKNVDEATIVPTAMIAVTLGNAANAGAGRSPGTRAKQVAMLRAELIKAQENAAKADKPKDQRSAIMLRVINREIPLLVTAEAAQDIMTAIRIAKEFNIKIVLDGVADGHLLTNEIKESGFPVIVHATMARPGGDRTNLSLENASRLRVAGIPVALQSGYESYVPKTRVVLFEAAMAAANGLSRTDALATITIDAAKILGLEKRIGSIEVEKDADLALYDGDPFEWTSHCTGTIINGRIVSEGPK, encoded by the coding sequence ATGAGACTTCCGTTCTTCGCTCTGGCACTATTCACTATTCACTGTTCATTATTCACTGCTTCGGCCCAGATAGCTGTCAAAGGCGAGACTGTCTGGACAATGAATGGCGACCCGATCACGAACGGTGTCGTGCTGATCAGCGCGGGCAAGATCACCGCCGTCGGCAAAGCCACCGAGGTGCCGATCCCGACCGGCTATCGCGTCATGACCGCCAAGATCGTCACGCCCGGCCTGATAGATGCACACACGGTCATCGGCCTTAACGGCTACCTTAACCAACCTCACGACCAGATGGCGCTCGACGGCGGGGCGACGATCCAGCCAGAACTGCGGGCCACCGACGCATATAACGCCGAAGAGAAGCTCGTCGAATGGGTGCGTCAATTCGGCGTCACGACCATTCACACCGGACACCAGCCGTCTGCACTTATTTCCGGCCAGACGATGGTAGCCAAAACGTGGGGCAAGAATGTCGATGAGGCCACGATAGTGCCGACCGCGATGATCGCCGTCACGCTCGGCAACGCCGCGAATGCCGGAGCGGGCCGTTCGCCGGGAACGCGTGCCAAGCAGGTAGCGATGCTGCGGGCCGAACTGATCAAGGCCCAAGAGAACGCCGCGAAGGCCGATAAGCCCAAAGACCAGCGCTCTGCGATCATGCTGCGCGTAATTAACCGTGAGATACCGCTGCTCGTCACCGCCGAGGCCGCACAGGACATCATGACTGCTATCCGCATCGCGAAGGAATTCAATATCAAGATCGTTCTCGACGGCGTTGCCGACGGCCACCTCCTGACGAACGAGATCAAGGAGTCTGGTTTCCCCGTAATCGTCCACGCGACGATGGCACGGCCTGGCGGTGACCGCACGAATCTGTCGCTTGAAAACGCATCAAGGCTAAGGGTAGCAGGAATCCCGGTCGCCCTTCAGAGTGGTTACGAGAGCTATGTCCCAAAGACGCGCGTCGTCCTCTTTGAAGCCGCTATGGCCGCGGCCAACGGCCTCAGCCGCACCGACGCGCTGGCCACGATAACCATCGACGCCGCCAAAATACTCGGCCTCGAAAAACGGATCGGCTCGATCGAGGTCGAGAAAGATGCTGACCTCGCTCTATACGACGGCGATCCGTTCGAATGGACGTCGCATTGCACGGGGACGATCATCAATGGCCGCATCGTCAGCGAAGGGCCGAAATAG
- a CDS encoding amidohydrolase family protein, whose protein sequence is MKRVILGFLATCLLALATHAQEKPVAFINARVIPIVGEPIEQGIVLIQNGKIAAVGDAKAVRLSSDVTIIDCKGKVIMPGIVDTHSHIGGPAGGDASSPIQPDVRILDSLNVRASSIQRAQAGGITSVNVMPGSGHLDSGQTLYLKLRDNAVKIDDLLILDADGKYMGGIKFANGTNSIRAGGGAFPGTRAKSAALVREQFIKAQDYRDKVAKAAGDKTKMPPRDLAMEALVEVLERKRTVHFHTHRHDDIMTALRLSKEFGFRIVLQHVSEAWKVAKEIADAKAPASIIFIDSPGGKLETVDIDFKNGVELEKAGVLVGFHTDDGITDSRWLLRSAGLAVRAGMTRKGALYALTMANAKMLDIDGRVGSLEAGKDADLVVLSGDPLSVYTHVLQTYVEGKKVFDRADPKDYIYAVGGKGATDDSDMTGDIHCFDGDGGNQ, encoded by the coding sequence ATGAAGAGAGTTATTTTGGGCTTTCTCGCGACGTGTCTGTTGGCGCTGGCCACGCACGCGCAGGAAAAGCCCGTTGCGTTCATCAACGCCCGCGTGATTCCAATAGTCGGCGAGCCTATCGAACAGGGTATCGTATTGATCCAGAACGGAAAGATAGCGGCCGTCGGCGACGCCAAGGCGGTTCGATTGTCGTCCGACGTGACCATCATCGACTGCAAGGGCAAAGTGATAATGCCCGGCATCGTCGATACGCACAGCCACATCGGCGGTCCGGCGGGCGGCGACGCATCGTCTCCGATACAGCCCGACGTGCGAATACTCGACAGCCTTAACGTGAGGGCTTCGAGCATCCAACGAGCGCAGGCGGGCGGCATCACCAGCGTCAATGTAATGCCCGGTTCGGGCCATCTCGACAGTGGGCAGACCTTGTATCTCAAGCTCCGCGACAACGCCGTCAAGATCGATGATCTGCTGATACTTGACGCCGACGGCAAGTACATGGGCGGTATCAAATTCGCCAACGGCACAAACTCGATCCGCGCGGGCGGCGGAGCGTTTCCGGGCACACGGGCGAAATCCGCCGCGCTGGTACGCGAACAGTTCATTAAGGCACAGGATTACCGGGACAAGGTCGCAAAAGCCGCCGGCGACAAGACAAAGATGCCGCCCCGCGACCTCGCGATGGAGGCCCTTGTCGAGGTCCTCGAACGCAAGCGCACTGTCCATTTTCATACGCATCGTCACGACGACATCATGACGGCTTTGCGGCTCTCGAAGGAGTTCGGCTTCCGCATCGTCCTCCAGCACGTCAGCGAAGCATGGAAGGTGGCAAAAGAGATCGCTGATGCAAAGGCACCGGCGTCGATCATCTTTATTGACTCGCCAGGCGGCAAGCTCGAGACCGTGGATATCGATTTTAAGAATGGAGTGGAACTCGAAAAGGCGGGTGTCCTGGTCGGATTCCACACCGACGACGGCATAACCGATTCGCGTTGGCTCCTGCGCTCGGCCGGCCTCGCTGTGCGAGCCGGTATGACGCGCAAAGGTGCTCTCTATGCTCTTACGATGGCAAATGCCAAGATGCTCGACATCGACGGGAGAGTCGGTTCGCTTGAGGCGGGCAAGGACGCCGACTTGGTTGTCCTTTCGGGCGATCCGCTGAGCGTTTATACGCATGTCCTCCAGACATACGTCGAGGGCAAGAAGGTCTTTGACCGGGCCGACCCCAAGGACTACATCTACGCCGTCGGCGGCAAAGGAGCAACCGACGACAGCGACATGACCGGCGACATTCATTGCTTCGACGGCGACGGAGGGAACCAGTGA
- a CDS encoding peptidase S10 yields MQKILLTLLAVCLSSAVLAQAPSPSPSPAKPLDPKMDDPPVVTKHTVRVGSQTLSYTTTTGFMPIKNAVSGDVEARIFFMAYTLDNPPTKRPLMFSFNGGPGSASVWLHLGALGPRRVKMLDDGMLPPPPYEMEDNASSWLTETDLVFVDPVGTGYSRAAKPELASKFFGVNGDIESVGEFIRMYLGRNERWTSPLFLVGESYGTTRASGLSNWLFDHGIALNGIALVSAVLNFQTIRFAANNDMPLVFIFPSYTATAWYHKRLQPQLQSKTIEQVTDEARRWASNEYMRALLRIDSLTDVERNALAASYATFTGLPTDFIIRNNFRIELGEFQKELLRVPERRTVGRLDSRFKGIDRDAAGDGPDSDPSMNAIRPPYTAAFNSYVRGELGYKSDVEYYILGGGVTSPWNWNTNNAYADTSMPLKDAMAKNPYMKVWLSQGYYDMATPFFAAEYTVSAMNLDPTLRRNVSFTYYEAGHMMYIDVRELRKLKTNATAFITSAVRSKN; encoded by the coding sequence ATGCAAAAGATCCTTTTAACTCTGCTCGCCGTCTGTTTATCGTCGGCCGTGCTGGCCCAGGCCCCGAGCCCCTCACCGTCGCCTGCGAAACCGCTTGACCCCAAAATGGACGATCCCCCGGTGGTGACGAAACACACCGTTCGTGTCGGCTCTCAGACGTTGAGCTACACCACGACGACCGGCTTTATGCCGATCAAGAACGCCGTCAGCGGAGATGTCGAGGCTCGGATCTTCTTCATGGCATACACGCTCGATAATCCGCCGACGAAAAGGCCGCTGATGTTCTCGTTCAACGGCGGGCCCGGCTCGGCTAGCGTCTGGCTGCACCTTGGTGCTCTGGGGCCGCGACGCGTCAAGATGCTCGACGACGGTATGCTTCCGCCGCCGCCGTATGAGATGGAGGACAACGCCTCGTCGTGGCTAACCGAGACCGATCTCGTTTTTGTCGACCCCGTCGGCACGGGCTATTCGCGTGCGGCAAAGCCTGAATTGGCAAGTAAGTTCTTCGGAGTCAATGGCGATATCGAGTCGGTCGGCGAATTTATTCGAATGTATCTCGGCCGCAATGAACGCTGGACCTCGCCGCTGTTCCTCGTCGGTGAATCATACGGCACGACCCGCGCGAGCGGATTGTCCAACTGGCTCTTTGACCACGGTATCGCCCTTAATGGCATCGCCCTTGTGTCGGCTGTATTGAACTTTCAAACGATCCGCTTCGCCGCCAACAACGATATGCCGCTGGTATTCATCTTCCCGAGCTACACGGCGACGGCGTGGTATCACAAACGCCTACAGCCGCAACTTCAGTCTAAGACCATCGAACAGGTAACCGACGAGGCCCGTCGCTGGGCGTCCAACGAATACATGCGAGCCCTGCTCAGGATCGATTCGTTGACCGACGTTGAGCGGAACGCGCTTGCCGCATCATATGCCACATTCACGGGCCTCCCGACCGATTTCATAATTCGCAACAACTTTCGTATCGAGTTGGGGGAATTTCAGAAGGAATTACTGCGCGTGCCTGAACGCCGCACCGTCGGCCGGCTCGACAGCCGATTCAAAGGCATCGACCGGGATGCCGCTGGTGACGGGCCTGACAGCGACCCGTCGATGAACGCCATTCGCCCGCCCTATACGGCGGCCTTTAACAGCTACGTTCGCGGCGAGCTTGGTTATAAGTCGGACGTTGAGTACTACATCCTCGGCGGCGGTGTCACCAGTCCGTGGAACTGGAACACCAACAACGCCTACGCCGACACGAGCATGCCGCTCAAGGATGCAATGGCCAAGAACCCGTATATGAAGGTCTGGCTCTCACAGGGCTATTATGACATGGCCACGCCGTTCTTTGCCGCAGAATATACGGTCTCGGCAATGAACCTTGACCCAACCCTGCGTCGAAACGTCTCGTTCACCTACTACGAGGCGGGGCACATGATGTATATCGACGTGCGCGAGCTCCGCAAACTAAAAACCAACGCCACGGCCTTTATTACGTCCGCAGTCAGGAGTAAGAATTAA
- a CDS encoding 3',5'-cyclic-nucleotide phosphodiesterase, which translates to MRVQMLPSTIEPDGRASVRQHLPTLVIDDRVAIDAGCLALSCSDAQRTNIRDVVLTHAHLDHIAGLPLFIDDLFATLTEPVRVHATREMIDILERDIFNWSIYPKFSELSNHNGSVIEYCEFEHGSTFEAGHLSIESIAVNHKVGASGYVISDGSVSIAITGDTAETDAIWQACNFAEDLAAIFVECAFPDELADLAAVSCHLTPRGLKTELEKLTNRSVPVHVVNIKPMYRRQVVEQIDKLGIGQVEILDVGRVYDL; encoded by the coding sequence ATGAGAGTGCAGATGCTGCCCAGCACTATCGAACCCGACGGACGAGCGTCCGTAAGGCAGCATTTGCCTACGCTTGTTATCGACGACCGCGTGGCGATAGATGCGGGTTGCCTGGCGTTGTCGTGTTCGGACGCGCAGCGGACGAACATACGTGACGTCGTTCTGACACACGCCCATCTCGACCACATCGCCGGATTGCCCCTGTTTATCGACGATCTATTCGCAACGCTCACCGAACCCGTCCGCGTTCATGCGACGCGAGAGATGATCGACATTCTCGAACGCGACATCTTTAACTGGTCGATCTACCCGAAATTCTCTGAGCTTAGTAACCACAACGGCTCGGTTATCGAATATTGCGAATTTGAACACGGCAGTACGTTCGAGGCCGGCCATCTTTCGATCGAGAGCATAGCCGTTAATCACAAAGTCGGCGCCAGCGGTTATGTCATCTCGGACGGCAGTGTTTCGATAGCAATAACCGGCGACACGGCCGAGACGGATGCGATCTGGCAAGCCTGCAACTTTGCCGAAGACTTGGCAGCGATATTTGTAGAATGTGCGTTCCCAGACGAACTGGCCGATCTCGCCGCGGTCTCTTGTCATCTCACTCCGCGAGGGCTCAAAACTGAACTTGAGAAACTGACGAACCGGTCCGTTCCCGTTCATGTTGTCAATATTAAGCCTATGTATCGTCGGCAGGTCGTCGAACAGATCGACAAATTGGGAATCGGTCAAGTTGAGATTCTCGATGTCGGCCGAGTGTACGACCTCTAG
- a CDS encoding MogA/MoaB family molybdenum cofactor biosynthesis protein: MEIRAVVVTVSDTRTLADDVSGNKLVELFHGVGAEIVERILVSDELLDLRETLYTLAEREDVNLIITTGGTGFGPRDNTPEATRAVIEREAPGMAEAMRRETATKTPRAMLSRGICGIRGNTLIINLPGSPRGVEECFDVIRPVLSHAIDLLAGKTGH; the protein is encoded by the coding sequence ATGGAAATTAGGGCAGTGGTTGTGACGGTGAGTGATACGCGGACGCTGGCGGACGACGTTTCGGGCAATAAGTTGGTCGAGTTGTTTCATGGCGTTGGGGCGGAGATCGTTGAGCGGATCTTGGTTTCGGACGAACTGCTCGATCTGCGGGAAACGCTTTACACGCTGGCCGAGCGGGAAGACGTCAACCTGATCATCACGACCGGCGGCACGGGCTTTGGGCCAAGGGACAACACGCCGGAAGCAACACGCGCCGTCATCGAACGCGAGGCTCCCGGCATGGCCGAAGCGATGCGGAGAGAAACCGCGACAAAGACGCCGAGGGCGATGCTTTCACGCGGTATTTGCGGTATTCGAGGCAACACTCTGATCATCAACCTGCCCGGAAGCCCACGGGGTGTTGAGGAGTGTTTCGATGTCATCCGGCCGGTTCTGTCGCACGCCATCGACCTGCTTGCCGGAAAGACGGGGCATTAA